Proteins found in one Rhodovulum sp. MB263 genomic segment:
- a CDS encoding Phasin: MADAQDFTKMMQDMMSAFSMDPTAMQDAFRTQAALAEKMSKVALEAAEKSTEISAKWTKDTLSKVGEVTTLKDEPTDYTKAMTDFASTSAEMAAENMAAFAEVAKKVQMETVELMLAAGKDFSEDATSAMKKATATATKTAKKATTVASEKA; this comes from the coding sequence ATGGCTGACGCACAAGACTTTACCAAGATGATGCAGGACATGATGTCGGCGTTCTCGATGGACCCGACCGCGATGCAGGACGCCTTCAGGACCCAGGCCGCCCTTGCCGAGAAGATGTCCAAGGTGGCGCTGGAAGCCGCCGAGAAATCGACCGAGATTTCCGCCAAATGGACCAAGGACACCCTGTCCAAGGTCGGCGAGGTGACCACGCTCAAGGACGAGCCCACCGATTACACCAAGGCCATGACCGACTTCGCGTCGACCTCGGCCGAGATGGCGGCCGAGAACATGGCGGCCTTCGCGGAAGTGGCGAAGAAGGTCCAGATGGAGACCGTCGAGCTGATGCTGGCTGCGGGCAAGGACTTCTCCGAGGATGCGACCTCGGCGATGAAAAAAGCCACCGCGACCGCGACCAAGACCGCCAAGAAGGCCACCACCGTCGCGTCGGAAAAGGCCTGA
- a CDS encoding alpha/beta hydrolase, with the protein MTIKDDAPATNLERLNENLVKLEELTERLVSAMSKKRRIDPNLQTPGHDLYMKAAAAYMAEMMQNPSKLIEHQVSYWGKALKHFVEAQEALARGKLQAPTDKTPKDPRFSNPLWQTHPYFNYIKQQYLMSAEAISSAVRDIDGLNPRDARRLEYFTQQIVDLMSPANFLGTNPEALERAAATDGQSLVDGLENLVRDIEANDGEILVTLADREAFAVGRNLATAPGKVVFRNRMLELIQYAPATETVHATPILIFPPWINKFYILDLTPQKSLIRWLVGQGYTVFVVSWVNPDASYADVGLGQYVEEGYLTAIAEVKAITGEDKINAVGYCIAGTTLALTLALMQKRGDSSIRSATFFTTLTDFSDQGEVGVFLDNDFVDGIEREVMRKGVLDSFFMSRTFSFLRSNDLIYRPAIRNYMMGETPPAFDLLYWNGDSTNLPARMAVEYLRGLCQGDRFATEGFEICGERVHISEVRLPLCAVACETDHIAAWRSSYEGVRKMGSTSKTFILSQSGHIAGIVNPPERRKYGHYVNDAPMKDLAADAWREDAAFTEGSWWPRWDAWLKRRSGRQVPAREPGADGHPLLGDAPGTYVMGSKED; encoded by the coding sequence GTGACAATAAAAGATGATGCGCCGGCCACCAATCTGGAGCGGCTGAACGAGAATCTGGTTAAGCTGGAAGAGCTGACGGAACGACTGGTTTCGGCGATGTCGAAGAAGCGGCGCATCGACCCGAACCTGCAGACGCCGGGGCATGATCTCTACATGAAGGCGGCGGCCGCCTACATGGCCGAGATGATGCAGAACCCCTCCAAGCTGATCGAGCATCAGGTGTCCTACTGGGGCAAGGCGCTCAAGCATTTCGTCGAGGCCCAAGAGGCGCTGGCCCGCGGCAAGCTGCAGGCGCCGACCGACAAGACGCCGAAGGATCCGCGCTTTTCCAATCCGCTCTGGCAGACCCATCCCTATTTCAACTACATAAAGCAGCAATACCTGATGAGCGCCGAGGCGATCTCGAGCGCGGTCAGGGATATCGACGGGCTCAATCCACGCGATGCAAGGCGGCTGGAATATTTCACCCAGCAGATCGTCGACCTGATGTCGCCCGCGAATTTCCTCGGCACCAATCCCGAGGCGCTCGAGCGTGCGGCCGCGACCGATGGCCAGTCGCTGGTCGACGGGCTCGAGAACCTGGTGCGCGACATCGAGGCCAATGACGGCGAGATCCTGGTCACGCTTGCCGATCGCGAGGCCTTTGCCGTCGGCCGCAACCTGGCCACCGCGCCGGGCAAGGTGGTGTTCCGCAACCGCATGCTCGAACTGATACAGTACGCGCCCGCGACCGAGACTGTTCACGCCACGCCCATCCTGATCTTCCCGCCCTGGATCAACAAGTTCTACATTCTCGACCTGACGCCGCAGAAATCCCTGATCCGCTGGCTCGTCGGGCAGGGCTACACGGTCTTCGTCGTGTCCTGGGTCAATCCCGATGCCAGCTATGCCGATGTCGGCCTCGGGCAATATGTCGAGGAAGGCTATCTGACCGCCATTGCCGAGGTGAAGGCGATCACCGGCGAAGACAAGATCAACGCGGTCGGCTACTGCATCGCGGGCACCACGCTGGCGCTGACGCTTGCGCTGATGCAGAAACGTGGCGACAGCTCGATCCGCTCTGCCACGTTCTTCACCACGCTGACCGACTTTTCCGATCAGGGGGAGGTCGGGGTCTTCCTCGACAATGATTTCGTCGACGGGATCGAGCGCGAGGTGATGCGGAAGGGTGTTCTCGACAGTTTCTTCATGTCGCGGACCTTCTCCTTCCTGCGCTCGAACGACCTGATCTACCGTCCGGCGATCCGCAATTACATGATGGGCGAAACCCCGCCCGCCTTCGATCTGCTCTACTGGAACGGAGATTCGACCAACCTCCCGGCGCGGATGGCGGTCGAATATCTGCGCGGGCTCTGCCAGGGGGACCGGTTCGCGACCGAGGGGTTCGAGATCTGCGGCGAGCGGGTGCATATCTCGGAGGTCCGCCTGCCGCTTTGCGCCGTGGCCTGCGAGACCGACCATATCGCGGCCTGGAGGTCGAGTTACGAAGGGGTGCGCAAGATGGGCTCGACCAGCAAGACCTTCATCCTGTCGCAATCGGGGCATATCGCGGGCATCGTCAATCCGCCCGAGCGCAGGAAATACGGCCATTACGTGAATGACGCGCCGATGAAGGACCTCGCCGCCGACGCCTGGCGCGAGGATGCCGCCTTCACCGAGGGATCTTGGTGGCCGCGCTGGGATGCCTGGCTAAAGCGTCGCTCGGGTCGGCAGGTTCCCGCCCGCGAGCCGGGGGCGGACGGCCATCCGCTGCTTGGAGATGCCCCCGGAACCTATGTCATGGGAAGTAAAGAGGACTGA
- the phaR gene encoding polyhydroxyalkanoate synthesis repressor PhaR: protein MTDAKEPLLIKRYASRRLYNTETSDYVTLEDIAKVIRTGRDVKIVDLKSGDDLTRQYLLQIIAEHESKGESVLPINVLTDLVRSYTTSAQSVVPQFLAASFEMLRDSQSKMMENFGRINPMAMPGLGAMQAQQEAFLKAMTAGWSGGAAPGTEGEGGEERELEQIKRQLAELQQKLSKMNG, encoded by the coding sequence GTGACTGACGCGAAAGAGCCGCTTCTTATCAAGCGCTATGCCAGCCGGCGTCTCTACAATACGGAGACCAGCGATTACGTGACGCTGGAGGATATCGCCAAGGTGATCCGGACCGGCCGCGACGTGAAGATCGTCGATCTCAAAAGCGGTGACGACCTGACGCGCCAGTATCTGCTTCAGATCATCGCCGAGCACGAGAGCAAGGGCGAGAGCGTGCTGCCGATCAACGTGCTCACCGATCTCGTGCGCAGTTACACCACCTCGGCCCAGAGTGTCGTGCCGCAATTCCTTGCCGCAAGCTTCGAGATGCTGCGCGACAGCCAGTCGAAGATGATGGAGAATTTCGGCCGCATCAACCCGATGGCGATGCCGGGGCTGGGTGCGATGCAGGCACAGCAGGAAGCCTTCCTGAAAGCGATGACGGCCGGCTGGAGTGGCGGTGCGGCGCCCGGCACGGAAGGGGAGGGGGGCGAAGAGCGCGAACTGGAGCAGATCAAGCGCCAGCTCGCGGAACTGCAGCAGAAGCTCTCGAAGATGAACGGATAG
- the phaZ gene encoding polyhydroxyalkanoate depolymerase, with the protein MNFMTTYDLMETARNTNQWFGATARALGSYPAVAMVPSPLFQMIAAWGEVTERTFARMVAKPDWNINTVVGADGRDHIVSVEKCVTRPFGDLIHFKVHGRPQMRRRVMLVAPMSGHYATLLRSTVASLLPDCDVYITDWHNARDIPVSEGKFDIEDYTLYLVDFLKHLGPDTHVIAVCQPAPLALAATAYLAEEDPAAQPRTLTLIGGPIDPDAAATDVTDFGRRVTMGQLEQLVIQRVGFKYAGVGRLVYPGMLQLASFMSMNSDRHSRAFSEQILRAAKGDAGDHDKHNRFYDEYLAVMDMTSEFYLTTVDRVFKRREIARNAFSVNGRKVDIAAITEVAVKTVEGANDDISAPGQCIAALDLLTGLPENKKASHLEPGAGHYGIFAGKSWRNNIRPLVLHFIDANSGDPQPARAHLKTV; encoded by the coding sequence ATGAATTTCATGACGACCTATGACCTGATGGAGACCGCGCGCAACACGAACCAGTGGTTCGGCGCCACCGCACGCGCATTGGGGTCCTATCCGGCTGTCGCCATGGTTCCCTCCCCCCTCTTCCAGATGATCGCCGCCTGGGGCGAAGTCACTGAACGCACCTTCGCCCGCATGGTGGCAAAGCCCGACTGGAACATCAACACCGTGGTGGGCGCGGACGGGCGCGACCATATCGTCTCGGTCGAGAAATGCGTGACCCGGCCCTTCGGCGATCTCATCCATTTCAAGGTACATGGCCGGCCGCAGATGCGGCGCCGGGTGATGCTGGTGGCCCCGATGTCGGGACATTATGCCACGCTGCTGCGCTCGACCGTGGCCAGCCTTCTGCCCGATTGCGACGTCTATATCACCGACTGGCACAATGCCCGCGACATCCCGGTTTCGGAGGGCAAGTTCGACATCGAGGATTACACCCTCTATCTGGTCGACTTCCTCAAGCATCTGGGCCCCGACACCCATGTCATCGCGGTCTGCCAGCCCGCGCCGCTGGCGCTGGCCGCGACCGCCTATCTGGCCGAGGAGGACCCCGCCGCCCAGCCGCGCACGCTGACCCTGATCGGCGGGCCGATCGATCCCGATGCCGCCGCCACCGACGTCACCGATTTCGGCCGGCGGGTGACCATGGGCCAGCTCGAGCAGCTGGTGATCCAGCGCGTCGGGTTCAAATATGCGGGCGTCGGACGGCTGGTCTATCCGGGCATGCTACAGCTGGCCTCGTTCATGTCGATGAACTCGGACAGGCACAGCCGCGCCTTTTCGGAACAGATCCTGCGCGCGGCCAAGGGCGATGCGGGCGATCATGACAAGCATAACCGCTTCTATGACGAATATCTCGCCGTGATGGACATGACCTCGGAATTCTACCTGACGACGGTCGACCGGGTCTTCAAGCGGCGCGAGATCGCCCGGAACGCGTTTTCGGTCAACGGTCGCAAGGTCGACATCGCCGCGATCACCGAGGTTGCGGTCAAGACCGTCGAGGGCGCCAATGACGATATCTCGGCGCCCGGCCAGTGCATCGCCGCGCTCGATCTGCTGACCGGGCTGCCTGAAAACAAGAAGGCCAGCCATCTGGAACCCGGTGCGGGCCACTACGGCATCTTCGCGGGCAAGAGCTGGCGCAACAACATCCGCCCGCTGGTGCTGCACTTCATCGACGCCAATTCCGGCGATCCGCAACCGGCGCGGGCCCATCTGAAAACGGTCTGA